A stretch of the Leishmania infantum JPCM5 genome chromosome 30 genome encodes the following:
- a CDS encoding putative RNA-binding protein, with the protein MSLQNLFVAKLPRNINDADLLHIFSEFGPSSAKIMLDAATGKSKGFGFVLFDEEEKGAKAYKALNRKMARACGHSFTLVIYPSNHNGKIFTEESNVLYIRNIPMSVGQEKMERFLKAFGNLIYFAMREDHYGNPVWVVYAEYETVEDAKNALAKLHGNNTYFHGSAPILAKFEDSDDAKKERRRRRDGMQTHAPNSGCIFPPPHSHHENSGSLHTSSTTLSSENGVSSSHGGSSSRTVESKTSSKSTAGPRGSGTGGIAAALPSVTPASAPPMPPPPPPFLPAMTDVAQHTPTAAFSMPQQLLQPTPGYCYTLGESGQQIFIPASSFSSPMPPYNFAPATQSAPLLLLNPPLQTTDAAAKPNFSLLNPTANATVVLMENGLQYMLTPDAMNMNCEPFTSPTSTFGPMLAGSQPKSLLGISSNQAAYTNGSAGSMNSFGTCLDAVYTDPLQVVPPRCDAEDEVLGEASVAGPNNEDAVRVHALQSASAEGSVITGQRGPGVWW; encoded by the coding sequence ATGTCTCTCCAGAACTTGTTTGTGGCCAAACTGCCGCGCAACATTAACGATGCGGACCTCCTCCATATCTTCAGCGAGTTTGGCCCCTCCAGTGCTAAGATTATGCTGGACGCCGCGACCGGCAAGAGCAAGGGATTTGGTTTTGTGCTcttcgacgaggaggagaagggcgccAAGGCGTACAAAGCACTGAACCGTAAGATggcacgtgcgtgtgggcaCAGTTTCACGCTGGTGATCTACCCCTCCAACCACAATGGTAAGATCTTTACCGAAGAGAGCAACGTACTGTATATCCGCAATATCCCGATGAGCGTCGGGCAGGAAAAGATGGAGCGCTTTCTGAAGGCCTTCGGCAACTTGATCTACTTTGCCATGCGTGAGGATCATTACGGCAATCCCGTGTGGGTCGTCTACGCCGAGTACGAGACCGTCGAGGATGCCAAGAATGCTCTAGCGAAGCTCCACGGCAACAATACCTATTTCCACGGCTCGGCGCCGATCCTCGCCAAGTTCGAGGACAGCGATGACGCCAagaaggagcggcggcgccgtcgtgacGGAATGCAGACGCACGCCCCGAACAGCGGGTGCATCTTTCCGCCACCGCACAGCCACCACGAGAACTCCGGATCGCTTCACACCTCTTCCACGACGCTGAGCAGCGAGAATGGCGTTTCTAGCAgtcacggcggcagctcgaGCAGGACCGTCGAGTCGAAAACGTCTTCTAAGAGCACGGCCGGTccgcgtggcagcggcaccggtggcatcgctgccgccctgCCGTCCGTGACACCTGCGAGTGCGCCACCgatgccaccaccgccaccgccttttCTGCCTGCCATGACggacgtggcgcagcacactCCGACGGCAGCCTTTTCcatgccgcagcagctgctgcagccgacGCCAGGCTACTGCTACACGCTTGGCGAGAGCGGACAGCAGATTTTCATTCCTGCGTCGTCCTTCAGCTCCCCCATGCCGCCCTACAACTTTGCCCCCGCCACGCAGTCGgcaccgcttctgctgctgaacCCACCGCTGCAGACCACGGATGCTGCGGCCAAGCCGAACTTTTCCCTGCTGAATCCCACTGCGAACGCGACCGTGGTGCTGATGGAGAATGGGCTGCAGTACATGCTGACTCCTGACGCCATGAACATGAACTGCGAGCCATTCACGTCTCCGACGTCGACTTTTGGACCGATGCTGGCGGGCTCGCAGCCGAAGAGCCTGTTGGGTATCAGCAGTAATCAAGCAGCCTACACGAACGGATCCGCTGGCTCGATGAACTCCTTCGGCACGTGCCTTGATGCTGTCTATACAGACCCACTTCAAGTCGTCCCTCCCCGCTGCGACGCTGAAGATGAGGTTCTTGGCGAGGCAAGCGTCGCAGGCCCCAACAACGAAGACGCCGTTCGTGTTCACGCTCTGcagagcgcgagcgccgagGGAAGCGTGATCACCGGCCAACGTGGACCAGGAGTGTGGTGGTAG